The stretch of DNA CTCGACGATCACGAAGGCGATCAGCCCCAGCGCACCGATCGCGTAGCAGGCGATCGCGCCGGGGGAGTCCCAGCCCCAGTCGCGGCCCTGCTCGGCGATGAGGAGCAGCGGCACGAGGGTCACGATGACCAGCGCGGCGCCCCACCAGTCGATGCGGGGCGTGCCGCGGTCGCCGAACTTCGGCAGGTGCAGGAACGTCGTCACCATGATCAGCGCGACGATGCCGACGGGCACGTTGACCAGGAAGACCCAGCGCCACCCGCTGACGAACAGGATCTGGGACGCGCCGGCGAACAGACCGCCGACGAGCGGGCCGATGACCGAGGAGATGCCGAACACGGCCAGGAAGTAGCCCTGGTACTTGGCGCGCTCGCGCGGAGCGAGCATGTCGCCCATGATCGCCAGGGGCAGCGACATCAGACCGCCGGCGCCGAGGCCCTGCAGGGCGCGGAACCCGGCGAGCATGAGCATCGAGGTCGAGAACGACGCGGCGAGCGACCCGAGGATGAAGATGCCGATCGCCGTGAGGAACAGCGGGCGTCGGCCGAAGATGTCGGAGAGCTTGCCGTAGATCGGCGTCGTGATCGTGGACGCGATCAGGTAGGCCGTGGTCACCCACGCCTGCTGGTCGAGTCCGTGCAGGTCGTCGCCGATCGTGCGGATGGCGGTGCCGACGATGGTCTGGTCGAGTGCGCCGAGGAACATGCCGGCCATCAGCCCGTAGATGACGAGCAGGATCTGCCGGTGGTTCATCACCGCGTTCGAGGACGTGGTGGGGGCCGCGGGTGCGGTCGCCGTCTGGGTCATCAGGTCTCCCGTGCGTACTGGTGCTCGCGCGTCGCTCGCACCCGGGCGCGGGGGAGCGTTGTTGCGCGCACTGCAAAAATACAACCAGCGCAAACGGATTGTTCCCATCCGCCTCGTTCCTGTGGACATCGGCAGGGTGCTCAGGCGGATGTGCAGGAGAGACCGCGTGAGCGGGATGCCGTGGCGGGACGACGAGGGCGTCACCGGACGGATCCGGTGACGCCCCTGGTCGGTCGTCGGAGACTACGCGCCGAGCGCGGCGTCCACGATCTCCTTCGCCTCGCGCTGCACCTGCTCCAGGTGCTCCTGCCCCACGAAGCTCTCCGCGTAGATCTTGTAGACGTCCTCGGTGCCCGAGGGGCGTGCGGCGAACCAGGCCCTGTCGGTGACGACCTTGACGCCGCCGACGGCCGCGTCGTTGCCCGGCGCCTTCGCGAGCTTGGCGGTGATGGGGTCGCCGGCCAGGGTGTCGGCGGTGATCGCGTCGCCGTCGAGCTTCGACAGCCGGGCCTTCTGCTCCTTGCTCGCAGCGGCGTCGACGCGCTGGTAGACCGGCGCACCGAAGCGCTCCGTGAGCTCGGTGTAGAGCTGCGACGGGCTCTTGCCGGTCACGGCGGTGATCTCCGACGCCAGGAGCGCCAGGATGATGCCGTCCTTGTCGGTCGTCCACGCCGTGCCGTCCTTGCGGAGGAACGAGGCGCCGGCGGACTCCTCGCCGCCGAACGCCACGGAGCCGTCGATCAGGCCCGGGACGAACCACTTGAAGCCGACCGGGACCTCCCACAGGCGGCGGCCGAGCGACTCCGCGACGCGGTCGATGATGCTCGACGACACGAGGGTCTTGCCGATCGCGGCGTCGTCGCGCCACTCGGGGCGGTGCGCGTACAGGTACTCGATCGCGACCGCGAGGTAGTGGTTCGGGTTCATCAGGCCGCCGTCGGGCGTGACGATGCCGTGGCGGTCCGAGTCGGCGTCGTTGCCGGTCAGGACGTCGAAGTCGTCCTTGTGGGCCAGTACCGAGGCCATGGCGGACGGGCTCGACGGGTCCATGCGGATCTTGCCGTCCCAGTCGAGGGTCATGAACGCCCACGTCGGGTCGACCTCGGGGTTCACCACGGTGAGGTCGAGGCCGTAGTGGTCGCGGATGCGCTCCCAGTACGGCAGCGACGCACCACCCAGCGGGTCGGCGCCGATCTTCACGCCCGCGCGCTTGATCGCGTCGATGTCGATGATGTGTTCGAGGTCGGCGACGTACGTGCCGAGGTAGTCGTACCCCTCGGCCGCGGTCTCGTCCTGGCGGCGGACGTCGACGTTGCCGCCGGCGATGATCGCGTTCGCGCGGTCGGCGATCCAGGACGTCGCGTCGCTGTCGGCCGGGCCGCCGTGCGGGGGGTTGTACTTGAAGCCGCCGTCGCGCGGGGGGTTGTGGCTCGGGGTGATCACGATGCCGTCGGCGGTGTCGCCGTGCTCCGCGCGGTTGTACGTGATGATGGCGTGGCTCAGCGCCGGCGTCGGCACGAAGCCGTCCTCGGCATCGGCGAGCACGCGGACGCCGTTCGCCGCGAGGACCTGCAGTGCCGTCTGCTCTGCGGGGGCGGAGAGCGCGTGGGTGTCACGGCCGATGAAGAGCGGCCCGGTGGTGCCCTGCTCGGCGCGGTACTCGACGATCGCCTGCGTGATTGCGGCGATGTGGGTGTCGTTGAACGCGGTGTCGAGCGACGATCCGCGGTGGCCGGAGGTGCCGAAGACCACCTTCTGCTCGGGGATCGACACGTCGGGGACACGCTCGTGGTAGGCCGCCAGGAGGGCGTCGAGGTCGACGAGGTCGTCTGCGGTCGCGGGGGTGCCGGCGCGGTCGTTCATGCGCCCATCCTGGCACCAGCACCCTCCGCGCGCCGGCGTGTGTCGCGCGGTCGCGCCGCCGGGCGCCGCGCAGCTGCGCCCGGCGTGTGTCGCGAGCGGCGGCTCAGGCGGTCCGGAACGACCCGGTCGCCGTCCGCAGCGAGCCGGTCACGGTCCGCGTCGAGGACGTCTCGGTGCCGGGGCGGCGGAACTGCACGTCCACGAACCGGCCGAGCGCACGGCCCGCACCGGTACCGGTGTAGCTGCCGACCGGGCGCCAGGCGGCCTCGACCGCGTATGCGCCGAGCTCGTCGCGCTGCTCGAGACCGGAGACGTAGGCGCCGCGGAGGGGGTTCTGTCGGTTCTGCACGGGTGCTCCTCGTCGTCGTGCCGAGGTCCCGGAGTCGCCGGACCGACGACCAGGGCGCCGTCGGCTGTACGAACGACGGTACCTCGTTGTCTTGCACTGTGCAAGACAATGAGGCGGATCATGCCACGAGCTCGCAGAACGTCCGTCCGTCGGTGGTCCAGCTCTGCCGCGCCTGCAGCCCGGCTGCGGTCGCGTGCCGGAGCAGTGCGTCGACGCCGACCTCGGCCCACGGGAAGCCCTCGCTCCGGTTGCCGTCCACGTCGACCACGTGCGCGGTGAACGCCCGGTCGGCGGTGCGGTCGACGTGGGTCTCGACGACCACGCGGCCGCCGTCGCGGACGATCTCGCCGCAGCGGGCCAGGAGGGCGACGGGATCGCCGCCGATGCCGATGTTGCCGTCGATCACGAGTGCGGTGTCCCAGCGGCCCTCGTCGGGGATGGTGTCGAACACCGACCCCTGCACCGCGGTGCCGCCGGAGCGTCGGGCGATGGCGACGGCCTCGGCGGAGACGTCCACGCCGAGCGAGGGGATGCCCAGCGCCCGGGCGGCGACGAGCATGCGGCCGGGACCGCACCCGATGTCGATGACGGGGCCGTCGGCGCCCTCGAGCAGCGACCGGTCGACGCGGTCGGCGGCGGCGCTCCAGCGGCCGACGTCCATCGTGACCTCGACGTCGGGACGGTCCGGGTCGGTCAGGCGCAGGTGGCCGTCGGTCTGCAGGGCGCGGGCGTACGGCTCGCCGCCGCCGGCACCGAACGTGACGGTGTCGTGCATCGTCATCGGGCACCTCCGGTCGTCGTGGTCAGGGTCGTGTCGCGCTCGGCGGCGAAGGCCGTGGCGAACCGCGAGGTCGGGGCGAGTGCGGCGACCTGCTCGGCGTCCGCGACCGTGTCGACGTCGAGCAGC from Curtobacterium sp. SGAir0471 encodes:
- the pgm gene encoding phosphoglucomutase (alpha-D-glucose-1,6-bisphosphate-dependent), whose product is MNDRAGTPATADDLVDLDALLAAYHERVPDVSIPEQKVVFGTSGHRGSSLDTAFNDTHIAAITQAIVEYRAEQGTTGPLFIGRDTHALSAPAEQTALQVLAANGVRVLADAEDGFVPTPALSHAIITYNRAEHGDTADGIVITPSHNPPRDGGFKYNPPHGGPADSDATSWIADRANAIIAGGNVDVRRQDETAAEGYDYLGTYVADLEHIIDIDAIKRAGVKIGADPLGGASLPYWERIRDHYGLDLTVVNPEVDPTWAFMTLDWDGKIRMDPSSPSAMASVLAHKDDFDVLTGNDADSDRHGIVTPDGGLMNPNHYLAVAIEYLYAHRPEWRDDAAIGKTLVSSSIIDRVAESLGRRLWEVPVGFKWFVPGLIDGSVAFGGEESAGASFLRKDGTAWTTDKDGIILALLASEITAVTGKSPSQLYTELTERFGAPVYQRVDAAASKEQKARLSKLDGDAITADTLAGDPITAKLAKAPGNDAAVGGVKVVTDRAWFAARPSGTEDVYKIYAESFVGQEHLEQVQREAKEIVDAALGA
- a CDS encoding methyltransferase domain-containing protein; translated protein: MTMHDTVTFGAGGGEPYARALQTDGHLRLTDPDRPDVEVTMDVGRWSAAADRVDRSLLEGADGPVIDIGCGPGRMLVAARALGIPSLGVDVSAEAVAIARRSGGTAVQGSVFDTIPDEGRWDTALVIDGNIGIGGDPVALLARCGEIVRDGGRVVVETHVDRTADRAFTAHVVDVDGNRSEGFPWAEVGVDALLRHATAAGLQARQSWTTDGRTFCELVA